In a single window of the Bacteroidales bacterium genome:
- a CDS encoding TerC family protein, translating into MLSKESIFFFSFLVFIISILILDLGVFNRKSHVIRFREAMMWSVLWISLAIGFFFFIKTYGELIHGIGNNNDLKHVVEKYEQPVQVDMKNSFEKNLSIYNENLSLEYITGYLIEYALSIDNVFVILLIFLSFGVQQKYYHRVLFWGILGAIIMRFLFIFISSAIIQKFEWVLYIFGAFLIFTGIKMFLTRKDNDKIDTENHPVVKFAAKNFPVYSRVVRQHFFIRKNKRWLVTPLFVVLLVIEFSDVVFAVDSVPAIFSVTKDPFIVFFSNIFAILGLRSLFFLVMNMFNYFYYLKDGLSVLLTFIGLKMVIAQYPLHIHIPTNVSLYIILGILSMSILASVLFPPKNKNEFKNTL; encoded by the coding sequence ATGCTATCAAAAGAATCGATATTCTTTTTTTCATTCCTGGTTTTTATTATTTCTATTCTTATACTCGATTTGGGAGTGTTTAACAGGAAAAGCCACGTGATACGATTTCGTGAAGCAATGATGTGGTCGGTATTATGGATTTCTCTGGCTATCGGTTTTTTCTTTTTTATAAAAACATACGGCGAACTGATACACGGAATTGGAAACAATAACGATTTAAAACATGTTGTTGAAAAATACGAACAACCCGTTCAGGTTGACATGAAAAATTCTTTTGAAAAAAATCTATCAATCTATAATGAAAATTTATCACTAGAATATATTACCGGTTATTTAATTGAATATGCATTATCGATAGATAATGTTTTTGTTATCCTTTTAATTTTTCTTTCTTTTGGAGTTCAGCAGAAATATTATCATCGGGTATTATTCTGGGGTATTCTTGGAGCGATTATCATGCGTTTTCTTTTTATTTTTATAAGCAGCGCCATCATACAAAAATTTGAATGGGTATTATACATCTTTGGCGCATTCCTGATATTTACAGGAATTAAAATGTTTCTGACAAGAAAAGATAATGATAAAATTGATACAGAAAATCATCCTGTAGTAAAATTCGCAGCAAAAAATTTTCCGGTATATTCCCGTGTTGTACGACAACATTTTTTTATAAGAAAAAATAAACGATGGCTTGTTACTCCATTGTTTGTTGTTTTGCTGGTGATTGAATTTTCGGATGTGGTGTTTGCTGTTGATTCGGTGCCTGCAATTTTCTCGGTTACCAAAGACCCGTTTATTGTTTTCTTTTCAAATATTTTTGCAATACTCGGGTTACGTTCCTTATTTTTCCTTGTTATGAATATGTTCAATTATTTCTACTACCTGAAAGATGGTTTGTCGGTGCTGCTAACATTTATCGGATTGAAAATGGTCATAGCTCAATATCCTTTACATATTCATATTCCTACAAATGTTTCGCTATATATCATACTTGGAATTTTATCGATGAGCATTCTCGCTTCAGTACTTTTTCCGCCAAAGAATAAAAATGAATTTAAGAATACACTTTGA
- a CDS encoding biotin/lipoyl-binding protein translates to MKKFKFKIQGNQYDVEIQNIEDNIAKIEVNGILYEVEVDKNLQPTKTPKLIRTDSVPSTDSNKSTAKTSNPSDPKGGGTIKAPLPGVILSIHVNVGDSIKIGQKLIILEAMKMENNINSDKEGTVKAIKISKGDSVMEGDTLIIID, encoded by the coding sequence ATGAAAAAATTCAAGTTTAAAATTCAGGGAAACCAATACGATGTAGAGATTCAAAACATTGAAGATAACATTGCAAAAATTGAAGTAAATGGAATTTTATATGAAGTGGAGGTTGATAAAAATCTTCAACCTACAAAAACACCAAAATTAATAAGAACAGATTCTGTTCCCTCTACTGATTCAAATAAATCTACAGCAAAAACAAGTAACCCCTCGGATCCCAAAGGCGGAGGAACCATTAAAGCTCCTCTTCCCGGTGTAATTCTAAGCATTCATGTTAATGTTGGAGACTCTATAAAAATAGGACAAAAACTCATTATTCTTGAAGCTATGAAAATGGAGAATAATATAAATTCCGATAAAGAAGGAACAGTAAAAGCAATTAAAATTTCAAAAGGTGATTCCGTTATGGAGGGAGATACATTAATAATTATTGATTAA
- a CDS encoding methylmalonyl-CoA mutase family protein — MKKKLFSEFPPVTTKEWEEKIIADLKGADYEKKLISKTTEGIKIKPYYRSEDIANIEHLKSFPGEFPFVRGTKKTDNHWEVRQDVEELNPEKANKLAKEIIRKGVDAIGFNAKDVEDSNDMKALLAGIDLEKTAIHFYSSNSFPVTFNLFTEELKRQKVDLKKVKGSFNFDSLSYFLLYGKFYTSEDNNFIEAASLLGNVVKNIPQFDCININGQYFHNAGASVSQELAFSLASANEYLVKFTERECKISDVASHLRFTFATGSNYFLEIAKFRAVRMLWAKIVEQYNPSDKNACMMKIHAVTSTWNKSVYDPYVNMLRNTTEAMSAAIGGCDSMTVYPFDITYKKADNFSERVARNVQLVLKEEAYLDKIVDPAGGSYYIESLTDSIAEASWKMFLKIEEQGGFINAVKSGYIREEIENTCQKRDMDIAMRKQVILGTNQYPNLKETMLDKIAPNTDLSALGGLKQYRGSQAFEALRLSTESYEKEGHKIPSVFLFTIGNLAMRKARATFATNFFGCAGYKIIDNPGFKEVNEGVAAALKSKAEIIVFCSSDDEYATLVPEACNKLKMEKSDAYLVVAGNPTAIVEQLQQAGVTDFIHVRSNVLATLEKYKSLFGII, encoded by the coding sequence ATGAAAAAAAAATTATTTTCCGAATTCCCTCCTGTTACTACAAAAGAATGGGAAGAAAAAATTATTGCCGATCTGAAAGGCGCTGATTATGAAAAAAAATTAATCAGCAAAACAACCGAAGGAATAAAAATTAAACCCTATTACCGTTCGGAAGATATTGCAAATATTGAGCATTTGAAATCTTTCCCGGGTGAATTTCCTTTTGTCAGAGGAACAAAAAAAACCGATAACCACTGGGAAGTGCGTCAGGATGTAGAAGAACTCAATCCTGAAAAAGCAAATAAGTTAGCAAAAGAAATTATTCGGAAAGGTGTTGATGCTATTGGTTTCAATGCAAAAGATGTTGAAGACAGTAACGACATGAAGGCATTGCTTGCCGGAATTGATTTGGAAAAAACAGCTATTCATTTTTATTCATCAAATTCTTTCCCGGTAACTTTTAATTTATTTACCGAAGAGTTAAAAAGACAAAAAGTTGATTTGAAAAAAGTGAAGGGCAGCTTTAATTTCGATTCATTAAGTTATTTCCTTCTCTACGGAAAATTTTATACCAGCGAAGACAATAATTTTATTGAAGCAGCTTCGCTCTTAGGAAATGTTGTGAAGAACATTCCTCAATTTGATTGTATAAATATTAACGGGCAATATTTTCACAATGCAGGTGCAAGCGTATCGCAGGAACTGGCTTTCAGTTTAGCATCAGCAAATGAATACCTGGTGAAATTTACTGAAAGAGAATGTAAGATTTCTGATGTTGCTTCACATCTGCGTTTCACTTTTGCAACCGGTTCAAATTATTTTCTTGAAATTGCAAAGTTCCGTGCAGTTCGCATGCTGTGGGCAAAAATTGTTGAACAATATAATCCTTCCGATAAAAATGCATGCATGATGAAAATTCATGCAGTAACATCCACATGGAATAAGTCGGTTTACGATCCTTATGTTAACATGCTTCGAAACACTACTGAAGCAATGTCGGCAGCAATTGGCGGTTGTGATTCAATGACTGTATATCCGTTTGACATTACTTATAAAAAAGCAGATAATTTTTCAGAACGCGTTGCACGCAATGTACAATTGGTGCTGAAAGAGGAAGCATACCTTGATAAAATTGTTGACCCTGCCGGTGGTTCATATTATATCGAATCATTGACCGATTCCATTGCAGAAGCATCATGGAAAATGTTTTTAAAGATTGAAGAACAGGGCGGATTTATTAATGCAGTTAAGTCGGGTTATATTAGAGAAGAGATTGAAAACACCTGTCAGAAAAGAGATATGGACATTGCCATGCGAAAGCAGGTAATACTTGGTACAAACCAATATCCGAATCTTAAAGAAACAATGTTGGATAAAATTGCTCCCAATACAGACCTTTCTGCACTTGGTGGATTAAAACAGTATCGGGGCTCGCAGGCATTTGAAGCATTAAGATTATCAACAGAATCTTATGAAAAGGAAGGACATAAAATTCCTTCGGTCTTTTTATTCACCATTGGAAATCTTGCAATGCGTAAGGCAAGAGCAACATTCGCCACAAACTTTTTCGGATGTGCTGGATATAAAATTATCGACAACCCGGGTTTCAAAGAGGTGAATGAAGGTGTTGCTGCAGCATTAAAATCAAAAGCTGAAATTATCGTTTTCTGTAGTTCTGATGATGAGTATGCAACATTGGTTCCTGAAGCATGCAATAAATTGAAGATGGAAAAATCAGACGCATATTTAGTAGTTGCAGGAAATCCGACTGCAATCGTAGAACAGTTGCAGCAAGCCGGAGTTACTGATTTTATTCATGTTCGTTCAAATGTTTTGGCAACATTGGAAAAATATAAAAGTTTGTTTGGAATAATTTAA
- the scpA gene encoding methylmalonyl-CoA mutase: MRPDFSKIDFRKSSKEKTSFSEWEKKNKIEKSWMTAEQIPVKPAFGENDLLGMEHLNYAAGIPPYLRGPYSTMYVMQPWTIRQYAGFSTAEESNAFYRRNLAAGQMGLSVAFDLATHRGYDSDHERVVGDVGKAGVAIDSILDMKILFDQIPLDKMSVSMTMNGAVLPVLAFYIVAAEEQGVSMEKLSGTIQNDILKEFMVRNTYIYPPLPSMKIIADIFEFTSKNMPKFNSISISGYHMQEAGATCDIELAYTLADGLEYLRTGVNAGMDIDSFAPRLSFFWAVGMNHFMEIAKMRAARMLWAKIVKQFNPKNPKSLALRTHCQTSGWSLTEQDPFNNVARTCVEAMGAALGHTQSLHTNALDEAIALPTDFSARIARNTQIYLQEETGICKVVDPWAGSYYVESLTHEIANKAWALIQEVEELGGMAKAIETGLPKMRIEEAAARKQARIDSGKDIIVGVNKFKLDKEDPLDILEIDNSAVRESQIARLKKLRAERNEAEVKSALEEITKACETGKGNLLSLAIDATRKRASLGEISFACEKIFGRYKATIRSISGVYSMEIANDDKFKQAQQLADKFAKLEGRRPRIMIAKMGQDGHDRGAKVIATSFADLGFDVDMGPLFQTAKEAAKQAVENDVHIIGVSSLAAGHKTLIPQVIDELKKLGRDDIMVIAGGVIPAQDYDFLYKAGVVGIFGPGTSIPDAAVKILQILIDSVIKED; encoded by the coding sequence ATGAGACCTGATTTTTCAAAAATAGATTTCAGAAAATCATCGAAAGAAAAAACTTCTTTTAGTGAATGGGAAAAGAAAAATAAGATAGAGAAAAGCTGGATGACTGCTGAACAAATTCCTGTTAAACCTGCTTTTGGTGAAAACGATTTGCTTGGCATGGAGCATTTGAATTATGCTGCTGGTATTCCTCCATATTTACGCGGACCATATTCAACAATGTATGTGATGCAACCATGGACTATCAGGCAGTATGCAGGTTTTTCAACTGCTGAAGAATCGAATGCTTTTTATCGTCGTAATCTGGCTGCCGGACAAATGGGATTATCGGTTGCATTCGACCTTGCAACGCATCGTGGTTACGATTCTGATCATGAGCGCGTGGTTGGCGATGTTGGAAAAGCCGGTGTTGCCATCGATTCCATTCTTGATATGAAAATTCTTTTCGACCAGATTCCACTCGATAAAATGTCCGTTTCAATGACGATGAATGGTGCCGTATTACCGGTACTTGCATTTTATATTGTTGCTGCAGAAGAACAAGGGGTGAGTATGGAAAAATTAAGCGGCACAATTCAAAATGATATTCTGAAAGAGTTCATGGTGCGCAACACTTATATTTATCCACCGCTTCCATCAATGAAAATCATTGCTGATATTTTTGAATTCACTTCTAAAAATATGCCTAAGTTCAATTCTATCAGTATTAGCGGATATCACATGCAGGAAGCAGGAGCAACCTGCGACATCGAACTGGCTTATACGTTAGCTGACGGACTTGAATATCTGCGTACTGGTGTGAATGCAGGAATGGACATCGATAGTTTTGCGCCACGCTTATCATTCTTCTGGGCTGTAGGGATGAATCATTTCATGGAAATTGCAAAGATGCGTGCAGCAAGAATGTTGTGGGCAAAAATTGTAAAACAATTCAATCCTAAAAATCCTAAATCGCTTGCATTGCGCACACACTGCCAGACTTCAGGATGGAGTTTAACTGAACAGGATCCATTCAATAATGTTGCACGTACTTGTGTTGAAGCTATGGGTGCAGCACTTGGTCACACACAATCATTACATACCAATGCGCTTGATGAAGCAATTGCATTGCCTACCGATTTCTCAGCACGTATTGCACGTAACACACAAATTTATTTACAGGAAGAAACTGGAATTTGTAAAGTTGTTGACCCATGGGCAGGTTCATATTATGTTGAATCGCTCACTCATGAAATTGCAAATAAAGCATGGGCATTGATCCAGGAAGTAGAAGAACTTGGTGGCATGGCAAAAGCTATTGAAACCGGTTTGCCAAAAATGCGAATTGAAGAAGCTGCTGCAAGAAAGCAGGCACGCATCGATTCGGGAAAAGATATTATTGTTGGAGTGAATAAATTCAAACTGGATAAAGAAGACCCACTCGACATTCTTGAAATTGATAATTCAGCAGTTCGTGAATCACAGATTGCACGTTTGAAAAAACTTCGTGCTGAAAGAAATGAAGCGGAAGTAAAATCAGCACTTGAAGAAATTACCAAAGCATGCGAAACAGGAAAAGGAAATCTGCTATCACTGGCAATTGATGCAACTCGCAAAAGAGCATCACTCGGAGAAATTTCTTTTGCATGTGAAAAAATATTCGGAAGATACAAAGCAACTATTCGTTCAATATCGGGAGTATATTCTATGGAAATAGCAAACGATGATAAATTTAAACAAGCACAACAACTAGCTGATAAATTTGCAAAGCTGGAAGGACGTCGTCCTCGTATTATGATTGCAAAAATGGGACAGGATGGTCACGACCGCGGAGCAAAAGTCATTGCAACAAGTTTTGCCGATCTTGGCTTTGATGTGGATATGGGACCATTATTCCAGACCGCAAAAGAAGCCGCAAAACAAGCAGTAGAAAACGATGTTCATATTATTGGAGTTTCAAGTTTGGCTGCAGGTCACAAAACTTTGATTCCTCAGGTTATTGATGAATTGAAGAAACTTGGTCGCGATGATATCATGGTCATTGCCGGTGGTGTAATACCAGCACAGGATTACGACTTTTTATATAAAGCCGGAGTTGTTGGTATATTTGGTCCGGGAACAAGCATTCCTGATGCTGCTGTGAAAATTCTTCAGATATTAATTGATAGTGTTATTAAAGAAGATTAA
- a CDS encoding thioredoxin family protein yields MKTPTNHLIVFFIFISMNVFSQEINRTKIDEKSQMEVLIGLCNRDGLKSDLFKAYYEAEYNSYKTDTAVINKIKTAIKEKNITITIVMGSWCGDSQEQVPRFYKILDETGFGENNVTLYCVDRTKKTDKGETDSLNIQLVPTFIFYKDGKEIGRIIETPTLTLEKIFFEIAS; encoded by the coding sequence ATGAAAACACCAACAAATCATTTAATCGTTTTTTTTATTTTTATTTCAATGAATGTTTTTTCACAAGAAATAAACAGAACAAAAATTGATGAGAAATCACAAATGGAAGTTTTAATTGGATTATGCAATAGAGATGGTTTAAAATCGGATTTATTTAAAGCCTATTATGAAGCAGAATACAATTCGTATAAAACGGATACAGCAGTTATAAATAAAATCAAAACTGCTATCAAAGAAAAAAACATCACTATAACTATTGTGATGGGTTCATGGTGTGGAGACAGCCAGGAGCAGGTTCCGCGTTTTTATAAAATTCTTGATGAAACAGGATTTGGCGAAAACAATGTTACATTGTATTGTGTTGATCGCACAAAAAAAACGGATAAAGGAGAAACGGATAGTTTGAATATACAACTAGTGCCTACATTTATTTTTTATAAAGACGGAAAAGAAATTGGAAGAATTATTGAAACACCAACATTGACTCTTGAAAAGATATTTTTTGAAATTGCATCATAA
- the meaB gene encoding methylmalonyl Co-A mutase-associated GTPase MeaB, with translation MMIEENKHSAMKVNKGIPQPSSLNDESAKKFVQKKRNSLSVSEYVNGILEGNRTILGRAITLVESSLPKHHNLAQKIIEKCIPYSGNSIRIGITGIPGVGKSTFIEALGKYLTAKGNKIAVLAIDPSSQISKGSILGDKTRMEDLSVDPNAFIRPSPSAGTLGGVARKTRESIILCEAAGFDTIFVETVGVGQSETAVNGMVDFFLLLMIAGAGDELQGIKRGIMEMADAIVINKSDGQNILKSNTARTEFQNALHLFPPTPSGWIPLVETCSARTNAGIDKVWEIILSYIALTKKNNYFYNKRQEQAKYRMIEMINDALKEKFYQNTDVNILIQSVEKELLEQKISSYSAAQKLLDTYFLSLKK, from the coding sequence ATTATGATAGAAGAAAACAAACATTCCGCAATGAAGGTGAATAAAGGGATTCCGCAACCTTCATCATTGAATGATGAGTCTGCAAAAAAATTTGTTCAGAAAAAAAGAAATTCACTTTCTGTTTCAGAATATGTAAATGGAATTCTTGAAGGAAACAGAACTATTCTTGGACGCGCTATAACCCTTGTGGAAAGCTCACTTCCGAAGCATCATAATTTAGCACAAAAAATTATTGAGAAATGTATTCCATATTCTGGTAATTCAATTCGAATTGGTATAACAGGAATTCCTGGTGTAGGAAAAAGTACATTTATTGAAGCCCTCGGGAAATACTTAACAGCAAAGGGAAATAAGATTGCTGTTTTAGCAATTGATCCAAGCAGTCAAATTTCAAAAGGAAGTATTTTAGGTGATAAAACCCGAATGGAAGATTTATCTGTTGACCCGAATGCATTTATTCGTCCGTCTCCTTCTGCAGGAACACTTGGCGGTGTTGCACGTAAAACACGCGAATCTATTATACTTTGCGAAGCAGCAGGTTTCGATACAATCTTTGTTGAAACAGTTGGTGTAGGACAATCAGAAACAGCGGTGAATGGTATGGTGGATTTTTTTCTGTTGCTTATGATTGCAGGTGCAGGAGATGAGCTGCAGGGAATAAAACGCGGTATAATGGAAATGGCAGATGCAATTGTGATAAATAAATCCGATGGACAAAATATTTTAAAATCAAATACTGCAAGAACTGAATTTCAAAATGCGTTGCATCTTTTTCCTCCTACACCTTCAGGATGGATCCCTTTGGTGGAAACCTGTTCGGCAAGAACAAATGCAGGAATAGATAAAGTTTGGGAAATTATACTTTCATATATTGCTTTAACAAAAAAGAATAATTATTTTTATAATAAGCGTCAGGAACAAGCAAAATACAGGATGATCGAAATGATTAACGATGCGCTTAAAGAAAAATTTTATCAAAATACTGACGTGAACATTTTAATTCAGTCAGTCGAAAAAGAATTGCTTGAACAAAAGATCAGTTCTTATTCTGCTGCACAAAAATTACTTGATACATATTTTTTATCGTTGAAAAAATAA
- a CDS encoding sodium ion-translocating decarboxylase subunit beta: MNNFWNFLTEHLNQFFTYTAFANFTVGHIIMILVGLSFIALAIIKEYEPLLLIPIGFGILIGNIPFYPGLKIGIYETGSVMNYLYFGVIQGVYPPLIFLGIGAMTDFSALISNPKLILIGAAAQLGIFGAYMAALGLGFDAAQAGAIGIIGGADGPTAIFLSSKLAPDLMGAIAISAYSYMALVPVIQPPIMRLLTTNKERLIKMKPPRVVSKKEKVLFPIFGLLLTCFIVPSGLPLLGMLFFGNILKESGVTKRLADTAKGPLIDIVTILIGLTVGASTQATTFLTTKSVGIFALGAASFIVATFGGVMFCKIINLFLKEGNKINPLIGNAGVSAVPDSARVSQVVGLEYDKSNHLLMHAMGPNVAGVIGSAVAAGILLSFLY, from the coding sequence ATGAATAATTTTTGGAATTTTTTAACTGAACATCTTAACCAGTTTTTTACATATACTGCTTTTGCTAATTTTACTGTTGGTCATATAATAATGATTCTTGTCGGGTTATCTTTTATAGCTCTTGCAATAATAAAAGAATATGAACCTCTGCTGTTAATTCCTATTGGTTTCGGGATTTTAATTGGAAACATTCCTTTTTACCCCGGGTTAAAGATTGGAATTTATGAAACCGGCAGTGTAATGAATTACTTGTATTTTGGCGTAATCCAAGGAGTGTATCCTCCATTGATATTTTTAGGTATTGGAGCAATGACTGATTTTTCTGCTCTTATTTCAAATCCTAAATTAATATTAATCGGCGCTGCTGCCCAGCTTGGTATTTTTGGTGCGTACATGGCAGCTCTGGGATTAGGTTTTGATGCAGCTCAGGCAGGAGCTATTGGTATTATTGGTGGCGCCGATGGACCTACTGCAATTTTTCTTTCATCAAAACTTGCACCTGATTTAATGGGAGCTATTGCAATTTCAGCATATTCATATATGGCGCTTGTTCCGGTTATTCAACCTCCTATTATGCGGCTTTTAACAACAAATAAAGAGCGTTTAATTAAAATGAAACCACCAAGAGTTGTATCAAAAAAAGAAAAAGTTTTATTCCCTATTTTTGGGTTACTTCTTACCTGCTTTATTGTTCCCAGCGGATTACCGCTTTTAGGAATGTTATTCTTTGGAAATATTTTGAAAGAAAGTGGTGTAACAAAACGCTTAGCCGACACAGCTAAAGGACCTTTAATTGACATAGTAACTATTCTTATCGGCTTAACTGTAGGCGCATCTACACAGGCAACAACTTTTCTTACTACAAAATCGGTAGGAATTTTTGCACTTGGTGCAGCATCATTTATTGTTGCAACATTTGGCGGTGTTATGTTTTGTAAAATCATAAATTTATTTCTTAAAGAAGGAAATAAAATTAATCCGCTTATTGGAAATGCAGGTGTTTCTGCAGTTCCAGATAGCGCAAGGGTTTCGCAGGTTGTAGGTTTAGAATATGATAAGTCCAATCATCTACTTATGCATGCAATGGGACCTAACGTTGCCGGAGTTATTGGCAGCGCTGTTGCAGCAGGAATTCTGCTAAGTTTTCTTTACTAA
- a CDS encoding transglutaminase domain-containing protein has protein sequence MRYKLFLIAVFILYNYSLFSQKILPVIKANSKSVDIRDGDKLNKNAWNISPEIKPDIYTTSNKKVTFYTDIDSITFFIKHKKVYDFIILLNNKDTALTQIKFGKDKSTPAYLDILKKADKYDYSDRREIPEFTYQSMDNPNLVELRKKYNLDSIAGSGNDVLKILNLLHWTHNLIPHDGNHENPSVKNAINMISICAQDKLGLNCRGLATVLNECYLSLGFPSRIVTCYPKDSVFDDCHVINMVFSKELKKWLWIDPTNDAYIMNEKGKLLSIEEVRERLINKKPLILNPDANWNNKFSVVKEDYLDVYMAKNLYRMECPLVSEYNMETKEKDKKITYVELLPVDAFNQTPQKEEKYYQKSGVTYINYKTNNPGLFWTIPK, from the coding sequence ATGAGATATAAATTATTTTTGATAGCTGTTTTTATTTTATACAACTATTCTTTGTTTTCACAAAAAATATTACCGGTAATAAAAGCGAATTCAAAATCGGTTGATATCAGGGATGGCGATAAATTAAATAAAAACGCATGGAATATTTCGCCTGAAATAAAACCGGATATTTATACTACTTCAAATAAGAAAGTAACTTTTTACACCGATATAGATTCAATAACTTTTTTTATTAAACATAAAAAAGTTTATGATTTTATTATTCTTCTAAATAATAAAGATACAGCATTAACACAAATAAAATTCGGGAAAGATAAATCAACACCTGCTTATTTAGATATTTTAAAAAAGGCTGATAAGTATGATTATTCAGACCGAAGAGAAATTCCTGAATTTACTTATCAATCTATGGATAATCCTAACCTGGTTGAATTAAGAAAAAAATATAACCTGGATTCAATTGCAGGAAGCGGGAATGACGTTTTAAAAATTTTAAATTTATTACATTGGACTCACAATTTAATTCCTCATGACGGGAACCATGAAAACCCTTCTGTTAAAAATGCAATTAATATGATTTCTATATGCGCACAGGATAAACTTGGATTGAACTGCAGGGGGCTTGCAACGGTTTTAAATGAATGTTATTTGTCATTAGGGTTTCCATCAAGAATCGTAACATGTTATCCTAAAGATTCTGTTTTTGATGATTGCCATGTAATAAACATGGTTTTTTCAAAAGAGTTAAAAAAATGGCTTTGGATTGACCCTACAAATGATGCATATATAATGAATGAAAAAGGAAAATTATTGAGTATTGAAGAAGTAAGAGAAAGGTTAATTAACAAAAAGCCATTAATTTTAAACCCGGATGCAAATTGGAATAATAAATTTTCTGTTGTAAAAGAAGATTATTTGGATGTTTATATGGCTAAGAATTTATACAGGATGGAATGTCCTCTTGTAAGTGAATACAACATGGAAACAAAAGAAAAAGATAAAAAAATTACTTATGTGGAACTGTTGCCGGTTGATGCTTTTAATCAAACACCACAAAAGGAAGAAAAATATTATCAGAAATCGGGAGTAACGTACATTAATTACAAAACAAATAATCCTGGTTTATTTTGGACTATTCCAAAATAG
- a CDS encoding OadG family protein: protein MTTFIILQQTATSASHQAANDFLKLDPIGIGMTVIAMSVVFSSLILIYLTFKNLAKIYSIDFKKRSLIKKGKVEEAEKIKEDTTGELGAAIGLALHFYQSDLHDHENTLLTIKKVARTYSPWSSKIYGLRNALKN from the coding sequence ATGACAACATTTATTATTTTACAACAAACTGCAACGTCAGCATCTCATCAGGCAGCAAATGATTTTTTAAAGCTCGACCCGATAGGTATTGGAATGACGGTTATAGCAATGTCGGTAGTTTTTTCATCTTTAATTCTTATTTATCTTACTTTTAAAAATCTGGCAAAAATTTATTCTATCGATTTTAAAAAACGCAGCCTGATAAAAAAAGGGAAAGTAGAAGAAGCTGAAAAAATAAAAGAAGACACTACAGGAGAATTGGGAGCAGCTATAGGTTTAGCGTTACATTTTTATCAAAGCGACCTTCACGACCATGAAAACACCCTTCTTACAATTAAAAAAGTTGCACGAACTTATTCTCCATGGAGTTCAAAAATATACGGATTACGAAACGCTCTTAAAAATTAA